The following is a genomic window from Brachionichthys hirsutus isolate HB-005 chromosome 10, CSIRO-AGI_Bhir_v1, whole genome shotgun sequence.
TCTCAGAATCAATAACTTTGATCGGATTATGAGCTGCTGACATTCTGCTCCTTTCTCTGCAGACGCGGCCGCCGACGTTCAGGGCTGGGACGATGACgaatttgtatgtttgtctctTTAGATGTTTCTATTTATGACGCAGAATGCAAATAAGACATTCATGCTGCAGTAACATGAATTACTACATTAAATTACTATGACTGGGGGGGGGACTTTGCTGCAATGTAACTTTTTGCAGTGTGCATTCTGCTGATAAAGAATGTCATGCGGGGTTTAAATCCAGGCATTCTACATGCAAGGGAGTTTCTCACCGCGTGAAGGAACTTCAGGTCGGTTCTATATTGTCTCAtccctctgttttttttttttttttttaggacaaTGAAGAGTTTGATGATGACTATGAGAATCCGGACACGGGAGATGAAGAGGGCAGTGTGGGAGATTATGAGTCCCCAAATGATGACCCTGAAGGACTCAACGATTACGAACCACCTCCATCAGAGCCACCAGAGGGCCTGCTTCAAAGGCTGCGCCCCACCCTGCCAATCGGAGATGGCGATTACATTGGTACCATTGGGGGGGGCTTTTTAGTTTATTGATCTTTTAATCAACTTCATCTTGTTCATAGCTAAATTGTTATTGATTAGCTATGGAATAAAAGATGAGCCTTCTGGCAGAATTTAATCAATAATTTATCCGTGTGTGTATAGATAAGAGGGATGTGTCACACGGAGGCCCGCCCCCTGCTGTGTGTCCCCGCCCCCCTGTGTCCGCCACATCCGCACCATCTCCACAGATGGTGAGTTAGTTCTTCCAACCTTTACTCTATGTCACCTGTTCAGGTAGTTAACCCTCTAACTGCCACTTGTAGCAGCAAGAGCCCTGCTCGTCTAGGCGAGAGCCTTCGCCACACCCTGGCGGGCGACCCTCCGGGAAGAGTGAGTTTACCTGCAACCGCTCGAATCCTCAATGAGACGATTTCATCTCCAGTTTTCGTTATGTCGCCAAGAGGTTTTAGGTCAATTAATAGAAACGCAGCCATTGATGTCTCTGTTGTGTTCAGTTCCGCCGGAGCCGCCCAAGATCTTTCGTTGCAACAAACCACGAAGAGGTTCCGGACCCAACAGTTCCCCCGTCAGAGGTAAACCCGAACCCAAGATGCAGGACTGTCGTTTTCTTTTATGTTTACATCCCGATGAAATTGGTTTTCGCCTCTTTACAGGTTCACATCTCAACACAGTGGACAGGGTGAGAatttacttttaaaaacataaacattttaaaagccgTCGAGaacagtggtccccaaactacggcccacgGGCCGgatacggcccgcctccacatctgaacaataccagactaaaaaaagaaaaaaaaaaaatttgttttattattttcctttccatacaacacgagcagccggtgggggatcaataatggtattcggtgcatttaagaggggtcattaagtCAATTTtgtgtttcctaaaaataatattgatagtgtagaatatattaatattatgatgaAAAGCATTCTTGCTTTcttttgggacaattttaatgatcacatacgaccagaaagttaattttccatggacttttttctgtgacgaacccggaaagggttatttggtcattatttattttattaatagtgttattatttatttcctgacttttttttttttctgtgaagaacgggttatttggtggctgtctggaaaacaataaatgtttaggccccccctgccatcgtcacacttttcctgtacaaactgaccccggccccccatcacaGAAGGAAAacgtggccctcacaggaaaaagtttggggacccctggtctagaACATAGCCTTGTGGGACTCCACATAGACACTGATCCTCATAGGCTTCATTGTTGTTCCTTTCTGTGTTTCTTCTTACAGGTGGGTTCACATTGTTGGAAGTAAGTGCTTACTCTACAGTTTTAGTTTAACGTAGAAAATCAAATCTGAACcttcatgtttattttcatGATTTCAGACCTCAACCAGATGTCCCTGATCTTCCCACCTGGTTCAAACCTCCTGTCCTTCCTCCGTCCTCCACCTCCGTCAGCAGGAGCAACTCCACAGCCATACCTAAACCCACcaggtcagcacacacacacacaactcgtTTATTACATCTTCTCAAattaagttatttatttaactattCCTAAATGTTTGATATTCTTTATTTGAAGTCGAAATTCATGAACCACTTGTTTTattcaggtttgatgtaaagaaAGAGGTACGTTGCTACTCTGTCAGAATTATATTATAATGAATTTGTCCAAAACAATGAACCCTGGtcctctttcctctgctgtTGCATCAGCAAACACAGGATGAAGGTGagattacatttaaattgttaTCTGGCTTAATCCTTTCCATTAAGCAGACAAAGTATAACTCAATAAAACAGGATGAATTTTAAATGATTctgttctccttcagctcctaAGCACAACACCTTTCCCCTCCACAATAAAAGTCTGCCCCCCCGTCCGGCAGTCCCCTCGCGCCCTGGAGACAggtagaaaataaatgcatgcttTACACGCAGTTACATCCATATGGCATCCCATCACTCCTGGCGCTCCACAAGGTTTACTTGTTGGGCCATTTGAATTTAAACAAAATTAAAGGTATCCTGCTGAGTTTTAAggtaaactagaaaacgacaatcagagattgcagaccctcgcctccaatagactattcgatcttgtgagacagtaaacagggcttccggatcagaggggccaaacctgctctagcttgctgctccggaatgtactacaagccatcttctggactctttttcccatcatgccattcgtgtccctccctcttaaagtggcagtttacagcacaggcacgattccagatgtaaaaataattctagaatctggatccagatccggatcaatgccattctcggggaggaccgagccacggacagaaccttgcttgtgtaaagatttcaagtcgattgggttactagtttttgagttatgcgctcggacagacaaacaaacaaacaaacagacagacagacaaacagacaaacaaacgcacccaattgcaataccctcgcctcctcttcggcgagggtgaCAAACACTGTTGTATTTGCAGATATTGAATAGTTTAAAAACCACTTGTcaggtttttttatatatatatatctattagAGTAAAAGAAGGATGACAGCACCAAAAATTAAACGCTTTTTTGTTTGTCCTTGAGCAGTTTGCCTCTCAACATCTCGCCTGGAGGATCTCTGCCTCTCAAACTGCAATCTGGTAAGAAGTGTTATGAGATTCATGTTTATGATCTGTTCATTTGCTCCTGAGGATGCTTGGATCTGATCCATCTAAACGTACTTACTCCAACACTACACTGATACTGTCCTGACTCTGTGCAGCAATGAATGAACAAAGAAGGAGCTTTATGGACAGGCAGTTGTGTCGCCCGCCTCCGTCCACAGCGGCATCCACACAGgtaaaacacacatgcatgtcttTCTGTGCTAGTCCAAACCTTCATTTACATAATTGCTTCTCATGGTTTTAATGTTGAGCTTGAGGTGGTGAGGATTGGTCCTCACTGCACTGGTTTAGTATTTAAACTGGTCCTCACTGCACAAACACTCCGGACATGGTGCTgcgttctctttttttataatttttattgttttgtgatGGCAGTCGAAGCCTTTTCTGATATATTTCTACAATATATTGAGTCACTAAGAGATCAGTTTTAAAGCTTTTGGGATTGGGATTGTTCTTCAATCCAAACAGCAGGAGacgctgttgtttttgtttgctgttcAATTAAATGgtagaacgtgtgtgtgtgtgtgcgtgtgtgtgtgtgtgtgtggtcaggaGCTGGATCCCCGCTGGTATGTGGGTAAAGTGACCAGAGGTCAGGCAGAAGAATGCCTGAAACAACTCCACAAGGTGACTAAACACACGCATCATGAAAGTACAGCATTTAgttatactttatttattttgctgcccTTTTTGACACAAGATGACTTTTATGATTTTGCCGGATCATTGAGTAAACGTAAAAATCGTCTATCACCTTAGAGGCGGTGCGATaagacagcagggggcgctgcagcagctgacaTTGATCTTATTTGTCGTCTCTGTGTCGAGGACGGGGCGTATCTCGTGAGGGACAGCACCAAGCAGCTGCCCTCTCAGCCCTTCACCCTGATGGTCTTGTACCAGGACAAGGTCTACAACATCCAGATCAGACAGGAGAACCAGCAGTTCCTGCTGGGAACCGGACTCAAAGTGCAGGAGGTAAGCAGAACCCGCGCGGCCTTCAGAGGAGGTCGACTTAGCCACAGAATTTAGGATGATTTCGTATTACAAGAGATACATTTTGGGTTTCTTTAAGATTTTGGTGCTAATGCTGCTTATGCTACTTTGCTACAGGCCTTTCCATCGGTCAATGACATCATCGGCCATTACTCCCAGTGTCCTCTGCTCATCATCGATGCCAAAAATCGCAACTCCTGCCAGCACAACCAGTGTCTGCTGTCCGACCCGGCCGGATACCACATGACCCGCCAGAACCGGTCCTGACCAGATAAAGAGGATTTGATTTAAGATGATTCCA
Proteins encoded in this region:
- the lcp2a gene encoding lymphocyte cytosolic protein 2a, with the translated sequence MNADRVPFKSEVMGWSPQQLADYLKGRNLSGCDKAVLKNSISGSRFVNLSNNDLEKFPRLQAPLISKISTEIGKKEGLGIFRKKPSRYHEPDAAADVQGWDDDEFDNEEFDDDYENPDTGDEEGSVGDYESPNDDPEGLNDYEPPPSEPPEGLLQRLRPTLPIGDGDYIDKRDVSHGGPPPAVCPRPPVSATSAPSPQMQQEPCSSRREPSPHPGGRPSGKIPPEPPKIFRCNKPRRGSGPNSSPVRGSHLNTVDRVGSHCWKPQPDVPDLPTWFKPPVLPPSSTSVSRSNSTAIPKPTRFDVKKEQTQDEAPKHNTFPLHNKSLPPRPAVPSRPGDSLPLNISPGGSLPLKLQSAMNEQRRSFMDRQLCRPPPSTAASTQELDPRWYVGKVTRGQAEECLKQLHKDGAYLVRDSTKQLPSQPFTLMVLYQDKVYNIQIRQENQQFLLGTGLKVQEAFPSVNDIIGHYSQCPLLIIDAKNRNSCQHNQCLLSDPAGYHMTRQNRS